One segment of Syntrophorhabdaceae bacterium DNA contains the following:
- a CDS encoding desulfoferrodoxin: protein MTQLGKRYKCEVCGTEALCTKPADGTLTCCNQEMKIQEPKPIPSSD, encoded by the coding sequence ATGACTCAGCTTGGTAAACGATATAAATGCGAAGTGTGTGGAACGGAAGCCCTGTGCACGAAACCGGCAGACGGCACGCTCACCTGCTGCAATCAGGAGATGAAGATCCAGGAGCCCAAACCTATCCCTTCATCGGACTGA
- a CDS encoding tripartite tricarboxylate transporter substrate binding protein yields the protein MDLSATRARIFIAAFGIVMIMIAAPMGLMAQEYPTKPINLTVCIAVGGTVDLSTRILATKAEKFLGQPIMVTNNGGGAGAVAMDLLTKAKPDGYQIASCPQTPLVEIPHVRKLSYKLDDVVPVMQFAEPYGGLVVQTESPFKSFKDLVEYGRKNPGKVTYSTSGTLTPWHLAMMYVGKQENIQWTAIPVPGGDPNMPLLGGHVTAFTAASSWKRYTDQGKFRLLVVYSDKRMNAFPNVPTLKELGYDFVVETNYAIYAPAATPAPILKKLDDAFRKAMDDPEFIDYMKKAELPIVYKNSADTKKALDQMNKRFEKVVVTLKIPKEQ from the coding sequence ATGGACCTGTCAGCAACCAGAGCAAGAATATTTATAGCAGCATTTGGCATCGTCATGATTATGATTGCAGCACCTATGGGACTCATGGCGCAGGAGTATCCGACAAAACCGATAAACCTCACCGTCTGCATAGCGGTGGGAGGAACCGTGGATCTGTCTACCAGGATCCTCGCCACCAAAGCAGAGAAGTTCCTGGGACAGCCGATCATGGTGACCAACAACGGCGGTGGAGCCGGAGCGGTGGCCATGGATTTGCTGACAAAGGCAAAACCCGACGGATACCAGATCGCGAGCTGTCCGCAGACGCCTCTTGTGGAGATACCTCACGTGAGAAAGCTCTCGTACAAATTAGATGACGTGGTGCCTGTGATGCAGTTTGCAGAACCATACGGCGGGCTTGTCGTTCAGACTGAGTCCCCATTTAAGAGCTTCAAGGACCTGGTGGAATATGGTCGAAAGAACCCGGGAAAGGTTACCTACAGCACATCGGGGACATTAACCCCCTGGCATCTTGCAATGATGTATGTGGGTAAACAGGAAAACATCCAGTGGACCGCTATCCCTGTTCCAGGAGGAGACCCGAACATGCCGCTTCTTGGCGGACATGTAACTGCGTTCACCGCGGCCAGTTCGTGGAAGCGATATACGGACCAGGGAAAGTTCAGACTGCTCGTGGTCTACAGCGATAAGAGAATGAATGCATTCCCGAATGTGCCTACGTTAAAAGAGCTGGGCTACGATTTTGTCGTAGAGACGAACTACGCCATATATGCCCCGGCCGCAACGCCCGCCCCCATCCTCAAGAAACTGGATGATGCATTCCGCAAAGCTATGGATGATCCTGAATTCATCGATTATATGAAGAAGGCGGAGCTTCCCATCGTGTATAAGAACTCGGCAGATACGAAGAAAGCCCTTGACCAGATGAACAAGAGATTTGAAAAGGTGGTCGTTACGCTTAAGATACCCAAGGAACAATAG
- a CDS encoding tripartite tricarboxylate transporter permease, producing MGFFHNFLMGFGVACTPANLFFCFVGVVAGTLVGVLPGIGPTAAIALLLPVTFAVTPTSSIIMLAGILYGAMYGGSTTSILVNIPGESASIVTCIDGYQMARKGRAGPALAIAAWGSFIAGTLSVVFLMLIAEPLAKIALRFSFPEYFSLMVAGLMTVTYMARFSIVKALMMATLGILIGNVGLDMISGLPRFTFGINELSDGVGVIPLIMGVFGLCEVLENLEKELSTRVTYKTKLRNLWPTVKDWADSKWAIIRGTLIGFLIGILPGGSGTITTFLSYTMEKKLSKHPEEFGRGAIEGVAGPESANNASCGGGLVPLMSLGIPPNATMALLFAALVIHGISPGPTFIAEHPDIFWGLIASMYVGNVMLLVLNLPMIGIWVQVLKIPYHLLFPLIVLFCVIGTFSVAGSIFDLKLMLIFGVLGYLMRKFRYEGAPLILAYVLGPLMEQALRQSLLLSGGSFTIFFTRPISAVTLGIALFLLLSTIFPKIRKRRDTLAELEEEE from the coding sequence GTGGGTTTCTTCCATAATTTCCTCATGGGCTTTGGTGTGGCCTGTACACCCGCAAACCTTTTCTTCTGCTTTGTGGGCGTGGTGGCCGGAACGCTCGTAGGGGTGCTCCCCGGTATCGGTCCCACCGCGGCCATCGCCCTTCTCCTCCCGGTGACTTTTGCGGTAACACCGACCTCGAGCATCATTATGCTCGCGGGCATTCTTTACGGCGCAATGTACGGGGGATCAACCACATCGATTCTCGTCAACATACCGGGAGAATCTGCGAGTATCGTTACCTGCATCGACGGATATCAGATGGCCCGCAAAGGACGGGCAGGACCGGCGCTTGCCATTGCAGCATGGGGCTCCTTCATCGCCGGGACGTTAAGCGTTGTCTTTCTTATGCTAATTGCCGAGCCTCTCGCCAAGATCGCCCTGCGTTTTTCGTTTCCCGAATACTTTTCCCTGATGGTGGCAGGTTTGATGACTGTGACCTACATGGCCCGATTTTCCATCGTGAAGGCTCTCATGATGGCCACCTTAGGCATCCTGATCGGCAATGTGGGGCTCGATATGATATCGGGTCTCCCCAGATTCACTTTCGGCATCAACGAGTTGTCAGACGGGGTAGGGGTAATTCCGCTCATTATGGGGGTTTTCGGCCTTTGTGAGGTGCTTGAGAATCTCGAAAAGGAGCTCTCAACGCGTGTTACCTACAAAACCAAATTGAGAAACCTCTGGCCGACCGTCAAGGATTGGGCCGATTCCAAATGGGCGATTATCAGGGGTACCTTGATCGGGTTTCTCATCGGTATTCTTCCCGGCGGGAGCGGAACCATAACAACGTTTCTCTCCTATACCATGGAAAAGAAGCTCTCCAAGCATCCGGAAGAATTCGGCCGTGGCGCCATCGAAGGCGTGGCGGGGCCTGAATCGGCCAATAACGCGAGCTGCGGCGGTGGGCTCGTGCCGCTTATGTCTCTCGGCATCCCGCCCAACGCGACAATGGCGCTCCTCTTCGCCGCGCTTGTGATTCACGGTATTTCACCGGGACCGACCTTCATCGCCGAACACCCCGATATCTTCTGGGGGCTCATCGCGAGCATGTATGTGGGGAACGTGATGCTGCTCGTATTGAACCTGCCCATGATCGGGATTTGGGTGCAGGTATTGAAGATCCCTTATCACCTGCTCTTTCCCCTGATCGTGCTCTTCTGTGTGATTGGAACCTTCAGCGTTGCCGGCTCTATTTTTGATCTCAAGCTCATGCTCATCTTCGGGGTACTGGGTTACCTCATGAGAAAGTTCAGGTATGAGGGCGCACCGCTTATTCTCGCCTACGTGTTAGGGCCGCTCATGGAGCAGGCCCTGCGTCAGTCACTGCTTTTGTCCGGAGGAAGCTTCACTATTTTCTTTACCCGTCCGATCTCAGCGGTTACCCTGGGAATCGCCCTGTTTTTGCTTCTCTCCACGATCTTCCCGAAGATCAGGAAGCGGCGGGACACCCTGGCCGAGCTCGAGGAGGAAGAATGA
- a CDS encoding tripartite tricarboxylate transporter TctB family protein — MMRAYDRASSIFWFFFSMIVFVQSFRMGVGTLSNPGMGFMACCASGVMAFLSLILLKQSFAKRKEQEEIARPFAGLLLGRVVGVVVAVILYIIFLASLGYLIGTFLLMAALLVIVGRYRWWLLILFPALSSLVSYYVFAKLFQCPFPAGMFSF; from the coding sequence ATGATGAGGGCGTATGATCGGGCAAGTTCTATCTTCTGGTTCTTTTTCTCCATGATTGTTTTTGTTCAATCGTTCAGGATGGGTGTGGGCACGCTCAGCAATCCCGGGATGGGCTTTATGGCATGTTGTGCCTCTGGAGTAATGGCCTTTCTATCCCTCATCCTTCTTAAGCAATCGTTTGCCAAAAGAAAAGAGCAGGAAGAAATCGCACGTCCCTTTGCCGGTCTTCTGCTGGGAAGGGTGGTCGGCGTTGTGGTGGCTGTGATTCTCTATATCATCTTTCTTGCATCTCTCGGTTATCTCATCGGAACGTTTCTTCTCATGGCGGCCCTTCTTGTGATAGTCGGAAGATACCGCTGGTGGCTGCTTATCCTCTTTCCGGCCTTGAGCAGCCTTGTCAGCTACTATGTCTTTGCCAAGCTCTTTCAGTGCCCGTTCCCGGCGGGCATGTTCAGCTTCTAG
- a CDS encoding N-acyl homoserine lactonase family protein: MGNKGWTIFPLLLATAEVDRSQGLLNRDVGVKMKGGILAFLLKKGRKNILVDTGASGLTPTREFSRYFDQTPDQTLSAELARLNTSFEEITTVVNTHLHIDHCSGNVFFKKARFLVQTRELDYWRSPLRVHREAYRVELSERSFDALNGDADIDEGVKVISTPGHSPGSQSVLVETSEGLYILPGDTIPHFENMAVPDGEPFWPTGIYVSLDELYESFKRLSAMKGVILPAHDLEVMKKHAYP; the protein is encoded by the coding sequence ATGGGAAATAAGGGCTGGACAATCTTTCCGCTTCTTTTGGCGACCGCCGAGGTCGACAGGTCTCAAGGGCTTTTGAACAGGGATGTGGGCGTCAAGATGAAGGGTGGTATCCTGGCGTTTCTTCTCAAAAAAGGTCGCAAGAATATTCTTGTCGACACAGGGGCATCAGGCTTGACCCCCACGAGAGAGTTCTCGCGGTATTTCGATCAGACGCCCGACCAGACGCTATCAGCCGAACTCGCCCGTCTAAATACCTCGTTTGAAGAGATTACGACCGTTGTGAATACCCATCTTCACATAGATCACTGTTCGGGAAATGTATTCTTTAAAAAGGCCCGGTTCCTGGTTCAGACCAGAGAATTAGACTATTGGAGAAGTCCTTTGCGCGTGCATAGAGAGGCTTATCGTGTGGAGCTTTCGGAGAGGAGTTTCGATGCGCTCAATGGAGACGCAGACATTGATGAGGGCGTGAAAGTCATCTCCACGCCCGGTCACTCACCGGGGAGCCAATCGGTGCTCGTTGAAACATCCGAGGGTCTCTACATTCTGCCCGGCGATACGATACCGCATTTCGAGAACATGGCCGTGCCGGATGGCGAGCCGTTCTGGCCAACCGGGATTTACGTGAGTCTGGATGAATTATATGAGAGTTTCAAGAGGCTATCGGCGATGAAAGGTGTGATCCTGCCGGCCCATGATCTGGAGGTCATGAAAAAGCATGCTTATCCGTGA